A region of Pseudomonas sp. Marseille-Q3773 DNA encodes the following proteins:
- the gabT gene encoding 4-aminobutyrate--2-oxoglutarate transaminase translates to MSKTNESLMQRRVAAVPRGVGQIHPIFVDTAKNSTVIDVEGRELIDFAGGIAVLNTGHLHPKVVAAVQEQLTKVSHTCFQVLAYEPYVALCEKINKLVPGNFDKKTLLVTTGSEAVENAVKIARAATGRAGVIAFTGGYHGRTMMTLGLTGKVVPYSAGMGLMPGGIFRALFPSELHGISVDDAIASVERIFKNDAEPRDIAAIILEPVQGEGGFLPAPKELMQRLRALCDQHGILLIADEVQTGAGRTGTFFAMEQMGVAPDLTTFAKSIAGGFPLAGVCGKAEYMDAIAPGGLGGTYAGSPIACAAALAVIEVFEEEKLLDRSKAVGERLTTGLREIQKKYPIIGDVRGLGSMVAVEVFEKGTHTPNAAAVGQVVAKAREKGLILLSCGTYGNVLRILVPLTAEDALLDKGLAIIEECFAEIA, encoded by the coding sequence ATGAGCAAGACCAACGAATCCTTGATGCAACGTCGTGTCGCCGCCGTCCCACGTGGCGTTGGCCAGATCCACCCGATCTTCGTCGATACCGCGAAGAACTCGACGGTGATCGACGTTGAAGGCCGCGAACTGATCGACTTCGCCGGTGGCATCGCAGTACTCAACACCGGCCACCTGCACCCGAAAGTGGTTGCAGCCGTGCAAGAGCAGCTGACCAAGGTCAGCCACACCTGCTTCCAGGTGCTGGCCTACGAACCTTACGTAGCGCTGTGCGAGAAGATCAACAAGCTGGTCCCGGGCAACTTCGACAAGAAGACCCTGCTGGTCACCACCGGCTCCGAAGCGGTGGAAAACGCCGTCAAGATCGCCCGTGCCGCTACCGGCCGCGCTGGCGTCATCGCCTTCACCGGCGGCTACCACGGCCGCACCATGATGACCCTGGGCCTGACCGGCAAGGTCGTGCCGTACTCCGCCGGCATGGGCCTGATGCCGGGCGGCATCTTCCGCGCCCTGTTCCCGAGCGAACTGCACGGTATCAGCGTTGACGACGCCATCGCCTCGGTCGAGCGCATCTTCAAGAACGACGCCGAGCCGCGCGACATCGCCGCGATCATCCTCGAGCCGGTACAGGGCGAAGGCGGCTTCCTGCCAGCGCCGAAAGAGCTGATGCAGCGCCTGCGCGCCCTGTGCGACCAGCACGGCATCCTGCTGATCGCCGACGAAGTACAGACCGGTGCTGGCCGTACTGGCACCTTCTTCGCCATGGAACAGATGGGCGTTGCGCCTGACCTGACCACCTTCGCCAAATCCATCGCTGGCGGCTTCCCGCTGGCCGGTGTGTGCGGCAAGGCCGAGTACATGGACGCCATCGCCCCGGGCGGCCTGGGCGGTACCTATGCCGGTTCGCCGATCGCTTGCGCTGCGGCCCTGGCCGTGATCGAAGTGTTCGAAGAAGAGAAACTGCTGGACCGCAGCAAGGCTGTCGGTGAGCGCCTGACCACTGGTCTGCGCGAAATCCAGAAGAAGTACCCGATCATCGGCGACGTACGTGGTCTGGGCTCGATGGTCGCTGTGGAAGTCTTCGAGAAAGGCACCCACACCCCGAACGCTGCCGCTGTTGGCCAGGTTGTAGCCAAGGCTCGCGAGAAGGGCCTGATCCTGCTGTCCTGCGGCACCTACGGCAACGTCCTGCGGATCCTGGTTCCGCTGACCGCCGAAGACGCGCTGCTGGACAAGGGCCTGGCGATCATCGAAGAATGCTTCGCTGAAATCGCCTGA
- a CDS encoding response regulator, translating into MSAAHPSPPSVLIVEGDPWVRDMLSEMLLSVRCDARLQVCADGEQALSALSGKPDLIIAARELAGVDGLDLLRKVRAKGPELPFILMSNRSDSASVREALPLHPTAYLSKPLNLDNLRKRLEELLLAVGEEIACPTPALQAGASLPAYLEQRRASADGGPLMADVQAALKRALNPQGLNLKVLEEEVRDDPQITAVLIAAANSAALHREAPVQTLLQALNKLGSTQSMNLILGMTLKRSARLSDPLLAKHAAHYWGLSLHAAEYGRTLARMLELDEGRCYCAGLLHCLGDLAVLRCLQEWRLAGGELDEGQVQRSLDEFGAAFGSALRTRWRLPLALRELIAAIYQLGGGVYSREILAMNLAGQLARLPAGLGLDKVASSKTARLLKVGLPELSRLRKVENPEVKPEEEPPVAEAEVSG; encoded by the coding sequence ATGAGCGCTGCGCACCCCTCCCCACCGAGTGTACTGATCGTCGAAGGTGACCCTTGGGTACGCGACATGCTCAGCGAAATGCTGCTCAGCGTGCGCTGCGATGCCCGCCTGCAGGTCTGCGCCGACGGCGAGCAGGCGCTGAGCGCGCTGTCGGGCAAGCCCGACCTGATCATCGCCGCGCGTGAACTCGCCGGTGTCGATGGCCTCGACCTGTTGCGCAAGGTCCGCGCCAAAGGGCCGGAGTTGCCGTTCATCCTGATGAGCAACCGCAGTGACAGCGCCAGCGTGCGCGAGGCACTGCCCCTGCATCCCACCGCCTACCTGAGCAAACCGTTGAATCTGGACAACCTGCGCAAGCGCCTGGAAGAGCTGCTGCTGGCCGTTGGCGAAGAGATCGCTTGCCCAACGCCAGCGTTGCAGGCAGGTGCCAGCCTGCCGGCTTATCTCGAGCAGCGTCGTGCGAGTGCCGATGGCGGGCCGCTGATGGCTGATGTGCAGGCGGCGCTCAAGCGCGCCCTCAACCCCCAGGGCCTGAACCTGAAGGTGCTCGAAGAGGAAGTGCGTGACGACCCGCAGATCACCGCTGTGCTGATTGCTGCAGCCAACAGCGCTGCGTTGCACCGGGAAGCACCGGTGCAGACCTTGCTACAGGCGCTGAACAAGCTTGGCAGCACCCAGAGCATGAACCTGATTCTGGGCATGACCCTGAAACGCAGCGCGCGCCTCAGTGACCCGCTGCTGGCGAAGCATGCGGCCCATTATTGGGGTCTTTCGCTGCACGCTGCCGAATATGGCCGCACCTTGGCGCGCATGCTGGAACTGGACGAAGGGCGTTGCTACTGCGCAGGGTTATTGCATTGCCTGGGTGACCTGGCAGTGCTGCGCTGCCTGCAGGAGTGGCGGCTGGCGGGTGGCGAGCTGGACGAGGGCCAGGTGCAGCGCTCGCTCGACGAGTTCGGGGCAGCGTTCGGCTCGGCGCTGCGCACGCGCTGGCGGTTGCCGTTGGCGTTGCGCGAGCTGATTGCAGCGATCTACCAGCTGGGTGGTGGGGTGTATTCGCGGGAGATCCTGGCCATGAACCTGGCCGGGCAGTTGGCGCGGCTGCCGGCCGGGCTGGGGCTGGACAAGGTGGCCAGCAGCAAGACGGCGCGTTTGCTGAAGGTTGGCCTGCCGGAGCTGAGTCGGTTGCGCAAGGTGGAGAACCCGGAAGTGAAGCCGGAGGAAGAGCCGCCGGTGGCTGAGGCTGAGGTTTCCGGCTGA
- a CDS encoding sensor domain-containing diguanylate cyclase, with product MLAARFHVETCFVHMAKNIPTTLPGTQPPEAAQTLLALLHAQGEVARLSEREQLFSALLDSVNAVLWAFDWEPRQVLYVSPAYERIFGRPASLVLADYNEWRDSIYPDDLEFAERSMAQVLVKGSVEDREYRILNADGQLRWLSDKCYINQQGDGDRVIIVGIAEDITEKKQLEGELQRLATTDVLTQSSNRRHFFECAQQAFDSAREEGTPLAFLLLDIDDFKRINDSYGHQEGDQVLQRIADSGKAVLRRGDLFGRIGGEEFAAVFPGCNVVVAEQIAERLQRHIQRLSFSHGEQTYGVTVSQGVTALTDEDVALDSLYARADAAMYRAKRQGKNQIVRG from the coding sequence ATGCTGGCCGCACGCTTTCACGTCGAGACCTGCTTCGTGCACATGGCCAAGAACATTCCAACGACACTGCCCGGCACCCAACCTCCCGAGGCCGCCCAGACCTTGCTTGCGCTGCTTCATGCCCAGGGCGAAGTTGCCCGCCTGAGCGAGCGCGAGCAGTTGTTCAGCGCGCTGCTCGACAGCGTCAATGCCGTGCTGTGGGCCTTCGACTGGGAACCCCGTCAGGTGCTGTACGTCAGCCCCGCCTATGAGCGCATCTTCGGCCGCCCCGCCAGCCTGGTACTGGCCGACTACAACGAGTGGCGCGACAGCATCTATCCCGACGACCTGGAGTTCGCGGAACGCAGCATGGCCCAGGTGCTGGTCAAGGGCTCGGTAGAAGACCGCGAGTACCGCATCCTGAACGCCGACGGCCAGTTGCGCTGGCTGAGTGACAAGTGCTACATCAACCAGCAAGGCGATGGCGACCGGGTGATCATCGTCGGCATTGCCGAGGACATCACCGAAAAGAAGCAGCTCGAAGGCGAGCTGCAGCGGTTGGCCACTACCGACGTGCTGACCCAGAGCAGCAACCGCCGGCATTTCTTCGAATGTGCCCAGCAGGCCTTCGATAGCGCGCGCGAAGAAGGCACGCCGCTGGCTTTCCTGCTGCTGGACATCGACGACTTCAAGCGCATCAACGACAGCTATGGCCACCAGGAAGGCGACCAGGTGCTGCAACGCATCGCCGACAGCGGCAAGGCCGTGCTACGCCGCGGTGACCTGTTCGGGCGTATTGGTGGTGAGGAATTCGCGGCGGTATTCCCTGGCTGCAACGTCGTGGTGGCCGAGCAGATTGCCGAACGCTTGCAGCGGCACATCCAGCGTTTGAGTTTCAGCCATGGCGAGCAGACCTACGGCGTGACGGTGAGCCAGGGAGTGACCGCGCTGACCGATGAAGATGTGGCGCTGGACAGCCTGTATGCGCGGGCCGATGCGGCGATGTACCGGGCCAAGCGCCAGGGCAAGAACCAGATCGTGCGCGGCTGA
- the desA gene encoding delta-9 fatty acid desaturase DesA produces MWYNGLLDLSAWQLVGITLLMTHVTIVSVTVYLHRYSAHRALELNGVLKHFFRFWLWLTTAQNTREWTAVHRKHHAKCETPEDPHSPVYKGLGTVLRKGAELYREEARNPETLRIYGKNCPDDWIERNLYSRYKLGGIALMAVIDLLLFGTIGITIWAIQMMWIPFWAAGVVNGLGHALGYRNFECRDAATNLVPWGIVIGGEELHNNHHTYPNSAKLSVRRWEFDMGWAWIRLFCLLRLAKVQRVAPIAHRVAGKASLDMDTAMAILNNRFQIMAQYRKLVIGPLVKQELARVDASVRHHFRRAKRLLSRETSLLQDRHHVRIESMLAHSQALKTIYEKRLALQQIWARTSANGHDMLAAMKDWVHEAETSGIHALRDFAAQLKTYSLRPIGA; encoded by the coding sequence ATGTGGTACAACGGCCTGCTCGACTTGTCGGCCTGGCAACTGGTCGGCATCACCTTGTTGATGACCCATGTGACCATCGTCAGCGTCACGGTCTACCTGCACCGCTACTCCGCGCACCGAGCCCTGGAGCTCAACGGCGTGCTCAAGCACTTCTTCCGTTTCTGGCTGTGGCTGACCACGGCCCAGAACACCCGCGAATGGACCGCCGTGCACCGCAAGCACCACGCCAAGTGCGAAACCCCCGAAGACCCGCACAGCCCGGTGTACAAGGGCCTGGGCACGGTTTTGCGCAAGGGCGCCGAGCTGTACCGGGAAGAGGCGCGCAACCCGGAAACCCTGCGCATATACGGCAAGAACTGCCCGGACGACTGGATCGAGCGCAACCTCTACTCCCGCTACAAGCTGGGCGGCATCGCACTGATGGCGGTGATCGACCTGCTGCTGTTCGGCACCATCGGCATTACCATCTGGGCGATACAGATGATGTGGATCCCGTTCTGGGCTGCCGGGGTGGTCAACGGCCTGGGCCATGCGCTTGGCTACCGCAATTTCGAATGCCGTGATGCAGCCACCAACCTGGTGCCATGGGGCATCGTCATCGGTGGCGAGGAGCTGCACAACAACCACCACACCTACCCCAACTCGGCCAAGCTGTCGGTCAGGCGCTGGGAGTTCGACATGGGCTGGGCGTGGATCCGCCTGTTCTGCCTGCTGCGCCTGGCCAAGGTGCAGCGCGTGGCCCCCATCGCCCACCGAGTGGCGGGCAAGGCCAGCCTGGACATGGACACGGCCATGGCCATCCTCAACAACCGCTTCCAGATCATGGCCCAGTACCGCAAGCTGGTGATCGGCCCACTGGTCAAGCAGGAACTGGCACGCGTCGACGCCTCGGTGCGCCATCATTTCCGCCGCGCCAAGCGCCTGCTGTCGCGCGAGACCAGCCTGCTGCAAGACCGCCACCATGTGCGCATCGAATCGATGCTCGCACACAGCCAGGCGCTGAAGACCATCTACGAAAAACGCCTGGCTTTGCAGCAAATCTGGGCGCGCACCAGCGCCAACGGCCACGACATGCTGGCCGCCATGAAAGACTGGGTCCATGAGGCCGAAACCAGCGGTATCCATGCCCTGCGCGACTTCGCAGCGCAACTCAAGACCTACTCGCTGCGCCCGATCGGCGCCTGA
- a CDS encoding EAL domain-containing protein, protein MSVSVRDALRMAALYVVLSVLWLTLAEVVLQSMTDNPLAQTVGRQINVVVWVLFSALLIYVSRVRLLNFIGRGARLRYEDRERLRMAAAVFDSTLEGVLVTDRQGLIVHVNRAFMRITGYQQDEVIGQRPSKFKSGRHGLAFYQQIFATLAEKGEWSGEIWNRRKSGEIYPQWQTICAIHDDEGELSHYVAVFSDISAIKHSEQELAYLAHHDPLTGLPNRLLFSDRVEQALTAAQANKRGCALLLLDLDHFQSINDGLGHTIGDQLLKLVGERLGEVVGSGVTLARLGGDEFGVLAENCQQVGQAGKLAQGIIERMREPFLFDGHRLFISVSAGISLFPSDALSAEQLLRNADSALYKAKSNGRACYALYTEELTAHAQHRVETAGELRRALEQDELRVFYQPVHDLASGLQVGVEALVRWQHPQRGLVPPGEFIPIAERTGLIAEIDAWVLRQACRQMVQWQAQGRQLAFVAVNISSRLFGQHELYQQVAEVLHETGLAPALLELEVTESAVMEDPEVALEQLHRLRELGVTLAIDDFGTGYSSLLRLKRLPVQKLKIDQGFVAGLPQDEDDIAIVRVIIALARSMGMQVHAEGIEQAEQASFLLQELCQLGQGYWFGRPVPPADLHWG, encoded by the coding sequence ATGTCTGTTTCCGTTCGCGACGCCTTGCGCATGGCTGCGCTGTATGTGGTGCTATCGGTCCTCTGGCTGACGCTGGCCGAGGTGGTGCTGCAGAGCATGACCGATAATCCCCTGGCACAAACCGTGGGGCGGCAGATCAATGTGGTGGTCTGGGTACTGTTCAGTGCCTTGCTGATTTATGTGTCGCGGGTGCGCCTGCTCAATTTCATCGGCCGTGGCGCGCGTCTGCGTTACGAAGACCGCGAGCGTCTGCGCATGGCTGCGGCGGTGTTCGACAGCACCCTGGAAGGCGTGCTGGTGACCGACCGCCAGGGCCTGATCGTGCACGTCAACCGGGCCTTCATGCGCATTACCGGCTACCAGCAGGACGAGGTCATCGGCCAGCGCCCGAGCAAGTTCAAGTCAGGCCGCCATGGCCTGGCGTTCTATCAGCAGATCTTCGCCACCCTGGCGGAGAAGGGCGAGTGGAGCGGCGAAATCTGGAACCGGCGCAAGAGTGGCGAAATCTACCCGCAATGGCAGACCATCTGCGCCATTCATGACGACGAAGGTGAACTCAGCCATTACGTAGCGGTGTTCAGCGACATCAGCGCGATCAAGCATTCGGAACAGGAGCTGGCCTACCTGGCCCACCACGACCCGCTGACCGGCCTGCCCAACCGCCTGCTGTTCTCTGACCGGGTCGAGCAGGCCCTGACCGCAGCCCAGGCCAACAAGCGTGGCTGTGCCCTGTTGTTGCTGGACCTCGACCATTTCCAGAGCATCAACGACGGCCTTGGCCACACCATCGGCGACCAGTTGCTCAAGCTGGTGGGCGAGCGCCTCGGCGAGGTGGTGGGCAGCGGCGTGACCCTGGCGCGCCTGGGCGGCGACGAGTTCGGGGTGCTGGCCGAGAACTGCCAGCAAGTCGGCCAGGCCGGCAAGCTGGCGCAGGGTATCATCGAGCGCATGCGCGAGCCTTTCCTGTTCGATGGTCATCGCTTGTTCATCAGTGTCAGCGCGGGCATCAGCCTGTTCCCCAGCGACGCCCTCAGTGCCGAGCAATTGCTGCGTAACGCCGACTCGGCCTTGTACAAGGCCAAGAGCAACGGGCGGGCCTGCTATGCCCTGTACACCGAAGAGCTGACCGCCCACGCCCAGCACCGGGTCGAAACCGCGGGTGAACTGCGCCGGGCGCTGGAGCAGGACGAGTTGCGAGTGTTCTACCAGCCGGTACACGACCTGGCGAGCGGCCTCCAGGTCGGGGTCGAAGCACTGGTGCGCTGGCAGCACCCGCAGCGCGGCCTGGTGCCGCCGGGCGAGTTCATCCCGATTGCCGAGCGCACCGGGCTGATTGCCGAGATCGACGCCTGGGTGCTGCGCCAGGCATGTCGGCAGATGGTGCAATGGCAAGCTCAGGGTCGGCAGCTGGCGTTCGTGGCGGTGAACATTTCCAGCCGCCTGTTTGGCCAGCATGAGCTGTACCAGCAGGTGGCCGAAGTGCTGCACGAAACCGGCCTGGCTCCAGCCTTGCTGGAGCTGGAAGTGACCGAGAGCGCGGTGATGGAAGACCCGGAAGTGGCGCTGGAGCAATTGCATCGCCTGCGTGAGCTGGGCGTGACCTTGGCCATCGACGACTTCGGCACCGGGTATTCGTCATTACTGCGGTTGAAGCGCCTGCCGGTGCAGAAGCTGAAGATCGACCAGGGCTTCGTCGCTGGGTTGCCGCAGGACGAGGACGATATCGCGATTGTCCGGGTGATCATCGCCCTGGCCCGCAGCATGGGCATGCAGGTGCATGCCGAAGGCATCGAGCAGGCCGAGCAGGCCAGCTTCCTGCTGCAGGAGCTGTGTCAGCTGGGGCAGGGATATTGGTTCGGGCGGCCGGTACCACCTGCGGATTTGCACTGGGGTTGA
- a CDS encoding methionine ABC transporter permease, with amino-acid sequence MWFDRLLEGLLDTLLMVGVSSLIALLVGVPMAVMLVTSDKGGIFQAPVLNRVLGAFVNLFRSIPFLILMVALIPFTRLVVGTPYGVWAAVVPLTIAATPFFARIAEVSLREVDHGLVEAAQAMGCRRWHIVWHVLLPEALPGIVGGFTITLVTLINSSAMAGAIGAGGLGDIAYRYGYQRFDSQIMLTVIAMLVALVALIQLGGDRLAKGLNKR; translated from the coding sequence ATGTGGTTTGATCGCCTGCTCGAAGGTTTGCTCGATACGTTGCTGATGGTTGGCGTGTCGTCGCTGATCGCCCTGCTGGTGGGGGTGCCGATGGCGGTAATGCTGGTCACCAGTGACAAGGGCGGGATCTTCCAGGCCCCGGTACTGAACCGGGTGCTGGGCGCTTTCGTCAACCTGTTCCGCTCGATCCCGTTCCTGATCCTGATGGTCGCGCTTATCCCTTTCACCCGCCTGGTGGTAGGCACCCCCTACGGCGTGTGGGCGGCAGTGGTACCGCTGACCATTGCCGCCACGCCGTTCTTCGCACGGATTGCCGAGGTCAGCCTGCGCGAGGTCGACCATGGCCTGGTGGAGGCGGCGCAGGCCATGGGTTGCCGGCGCTGGCACATCGTCTGGCACGTGCTGTTGCCCGAGGCGCTGCCGGGGATCGTGGGAGGGTTCACCATCACCCTGGTAACGCTGATCAACTCTTCGGCCATGGCCGGGGCGATTGGCGCCGGGGGCCTGGGAGACATCGCCTACCGCTATGGTTACCAGCGCTTCGACAGCCAGATCATGCTGACCGTGATTGCCATGCTGGTGGCGTTGGTGGCGTTGATCCAGCTGGGTGGCGACCGGTTGGCGAAAGGCTTGAACAAGCGTTGA
- a CDS encoding ATP-binding cassette domain-containing protein: MSQASALRAPTAQPLPATAREHALRPEVNQAHVRFIGLGKTYPGQAQPALQGIDLNIRHGEIFGIIGRSGAGKSSLLRTINRLEQPSQGRVLIDQVDIAAFHEDQLVALRRRIGMIFQHFNLMSAKTVWQNVELPLKVAGVAKAERQRKVRELLELVGLQEKHHVYPAQLSGGQKQRVGIARALVHDPEILLCDEATSALDPETTTSILELLRDINQRLGLTIVLITHEMAVIRDICHRVVVLERGEVVEQGEVWRVFGAPRHEVTRTLLAPLQARLPAALQASLQATPASPDSAVVLKLTVLGEPELSALFNDLGGRVRLLQGGVETIGEHALGQLILSVQHSPHAPHQLLERARRWAEDVEVLGHVV, translated from the coding sequence ATGAGCCAGGCCAGCGCGCTCCGGGCGCCTACCGCACAACCACTGCCAGCGACGGCCAGGGAGCACGCCCTGCGCCCGGAGGTCAACCAGGCCCATGTGCGCTTCATCGGCCTGGGCAAGACCTACCCGGGCCAGGCGCAACCGGCCTTGCAAGGCATCGACCTGAACATCCGCCATGGCGAGATCTTCGGCATCATCGGCCGCAGTGGCGCCGGCAAGTCGTCGCTGCTGCGTACCATCAACCGCCTGGAGCAGCCCAGCCAGGGCCGGGTGCTGATCGACCAGGTGGACATCGCAGCCTTTCACGAAGACCAGCTGGTAGCCCTGCGCCGGCGCATCGGCATGATCTTCCAGCATTTCAACCTGATGTCGGCCAAGACCGTGTGGCAGAACGTCGAGCTGCCACTGAAGGTGGCCGGCGTAGCCAAGGCCGAGCGCCAGCGCAAAGTGCGTGAACTGCTGGAACTGGTCGGCCTGCAGGAAAAACACCACGTGTACCCGGCGCAGCTGTCCGGCGGGCAGAAGCAGCGGGTCGGCATTGCCCGGGCACTGGTGCATGACCCCGAGATCCTGCTGTGCGACGAGGCCACCTCGGCGCTGGACCCGGAAACCACCACGTCGATCCTCGAGCTGCTGCGCGACATCAACCAGCGCCTGGGCCTGACCATCGTGCTGATCACGCACGAGATGGCGGTGATCCGCGATATCTGCCACCGGGTCGTGGTACTCGAGCGCGGTGAAGTGGTCGAGCAGGGCGAAGTGTGGCGGGTATTCGGCGCACCACGCCACGAGGTCACCCGGACTCTGCTCGCGCCTTTGCAGGCCAGGCTGCCCGCCGCGCTGCAGGCCAGCCTGCAGGCGACCCCGGCGAGCCCTGACAGTGCCGTGGTGCTGAAGCTGACCGTGCTCGGCGAGCCGGAGCTGTCGGCCCTGTTCAATGACCTGGGCGGCCGCGTGCGACTGCTGCAGGGTGGCGTGGAGACGATTGGCGAGCATGCCCTGGGGCAGCTGATCCTTTCGGTGCAACACTCGCCGCACGCGCCCCATCAATTGCTGGAACGCGCCCGCCGCTGGGCCGAGGACGTGGAGGTACTAGGCCATGTGGTTTGA
- a CDS encoding MetQ/NlpA family ABC transporter substrate-binding protein yields the protein MLEKLFRPVAAIALTLGLSASALAAEPLKIGTTAAFAIPLEAAVQEAHKQGLEVKLIEFSDWIAPNVSLNSGDIDVNYFQHIPFLENAKAAAGFNLVPYAPGIINNVGLYSKKYKSFADLPEGASVAIANDPINSGRGLQLLAKAGLISLKPGVGYKATEADIVANPKKLKILQVEAVQLVRAYDDADLVQGYPAYIRLANSFDAGSALLFDGLENKEYVIQFVIRPQSKDDPRLARFVDIYQHSPAVRAALDKAHGKLYQAGWEG from the coding sequence ATGCTTGAAAAACTGTTCCGGCCCGTCGCGGCCATTGCCCTCACTCTCGGCCTGAGCGCCAGCGCCCTGGCTGCCGAACCGCTGAAGATCGGTACCACCGCCGCCTTCGCCATCCCGCTGGAAGCGGCTGTGCAAGAAGCACACAAACAAGGCCTGGAAGTGAAGCTGATCGAGTTCAGCGACTGGATCGCGCCGAATGTCAGCCTCAATAGCGGCGACATCGACGTGAACTACTTCCAGCACATCCCGTTCCTGGAGAACGCCAAGGCTGCCGCAGGTTTCAACCTGGTGCCCTACGCCCCCGGCATCATCAACAATGTCGGCCTGTATTCGAAAAAATACAAAAGCTTCGCCGACCTGCCCGAAGGCGCCAGCGTGGCCATCGCCAACGACCCGATCAACAGCGGCCGTGGCCTGCAGCTACTGGCCAAGGCTGGCTTGATCAGCCTCAAGCCAGGGGTCGGCTACAAGGCCACCGAGGCCGACATTGTCGCCAACCCGAAAAAGCTCAAGATCCTCCAGGTCGAGGCGGTACAACTGGTACGAGCCTATGACGACGCCGACCTGGTGCAGGGCTACCCGGCCTACATCCGCCTGGCGAACAGCTTCGACGCTGGCTCGGCGCTGCTGTTCGACGGCCTGGAGAACAAGGAATACGTCATCCAGTTCGTCATTCGCCCGCAAAGCAAGGACGACCCGCGCCTGGCCAGGTTCGTCGACATCTACCAGCATTCGCCAGCCGTGCGCGCGGCTCTCGACAAGGCCCACGGCAAGCTCTACCAGGCCGGCTGGGAGGGCTGA
- a CDS encoding LLM class flavin-dependent oxidoreductase, which produces MARQILLNAFNMNCIGHINHGLWTHPRDTSTQYKTLSYWTDLARLLERGLFDGLFLADIVGTYDIYGQSLDVTLKESIQLPVNDPLLLVSAMAAVTRHLGFGLTANLTYEAPYLFARRLSTLDHLSNGRVGWNIVTGYLDSAARAMGLAQQPEHDRRYDQADEYLQVLYKLLEGSWADDAVVADRQRRVYARPDRVRKVHHQGEFYQVEGYHLSEPSPQRTPVLFQAGSSPRGLAFAGNHAECVFISGQDKAATRAQVDKVRAAAQAAGRDAQAVKVFMGITVIVAATEQQAQARHAEYLQHASAEAGVAHFAASTGIDFAAFELDEPIAFRQGNAIQSATRQLQDNAWTRRRLLQQHALGGRYVTLVGAPEQVAEQLIAWIDETGLDGFNLTRTVTPESFEDFIELVIPQLQQRGRYKTAYAEGTLREKLFQADHPYLPADHPGSAYRFASAPTPTGALHHA; this is translated from the coding sequence ATGGCCAGGCAGATCCTGCTCAATGCCTTCAACATGAACTGCATCGGGCACATCAACCATGGGCTGTGGACCCACCCGCGGGACACCTCGACCCAGTACAAGACCCTGAGCTACTGGACCGACCTGGCGCGGCTGCTGGAACGCGGCCTGTTCGACGGGCTGTTCCTTGCCGATATCGTCGGTACCTACGACATCTATGGCCAGTCGCTGGATGTCACCCTCAAGGAGTCGATCCAGCTGCCGGTCAACGACCCGCTGCTGCTGGTTTCGGCCATGGCCGCCGTCACCCGCCACCTGGGTTTCGGCCTTACCGCCAACCTTACCTACGAGGCGCCGTACCTGTTCGCCCGGCGCCTTTCCACCCTGGACCACCTGAGCAATGGCCGGGTGGGCTGGAACATCGTCACCGGCTACCTCGATAGTGCCGCCCGGGCCATGGGTCTGGCGCAGCAACCTGAACATGACCGCCGCTACGACCAGGCCGACGAATACCTGCAGGTGCTGTACAAGCTGCTGGAAGGCAGCTGGGCCGACGATGCGGTGGTCGCCGACCGCCAGCGGCGCGTCTACGCCCGGCCCGACAGGGTACGCAAGGTCCACCACCAAGGTGAGTTCTACCAGGTCGAGGGCTATCACCTGAGCGAACCGTCGCCGCAGCGTACGCCGGTGCTGTTCCAGGCCGGCAGCTCACCGCGTGGCCTGGCCTTCGCCGGCAACCATGCCGAGTGCGTGTTCATCAGTGGCCAGGACAAGGCCGCCACCCGCGCCCAGGTCGACAAGGTACGTGCCGCCGCCCAGGCCGCTGGGCGCGACGCGCAGGCGGTCAAGGTGTTCATGGGCATCACGGTGATCGTCGCGGCCACCGAGCAACAGGCCCAGGCCAGGCACGCCGAGTATCTGCAACATGCCAGTGCGGAGGCCGGGGTCGCGCATTTCGCGGCCTCCACCGGTATCGACTTTGCCGCTTTCGAGCTGGACGAACCGATCGCCTTCCGCCAGGGCAACGCCATCCAGTCCGCCACGCGCCAGTTGCAGGACAACGCCTGGACGCGGCGGCGCCTGTTGCAGCAGCACGCCCTGGGTGGCCGCTACGTGACCCTGGTCGGCGCGCCGGAGCAGGTGGCCGAGCAACTGATCGCCTGGATCGATGAAACCGGCCTGGATGGCTTCAACCTGACCCGCACCGTAACCCCGGAAAGCTTCGAGGACTTCATCGAGCTGGTCATCCCGCAACTGCAGCAGCGTGGCCGCTACAAGACCGCCTACGCCGAAGGCACATTGCGCGAAAAGCTGTTCCAGGCCGACCACCCCTACCTGCCCGCCGACCACCCTGGCTCGGCTTACCGCTTTGCCTCTGCCCCTACCCCGACTGGAGCCCTGCACCATGCTTGA